A segment of the Zalophus californianus isolate mZalCal1 chromosome 15, mZalCal1.pri.v2, whole genome shotgun sequence genome:
TCCGTGAGCTGGAATTTCCTGTTTTTTAAGAATGCTTTTATTGTGGGCATGATGCTTAGTCTTACTTAGGTGGGTTTTTGTGTCCTCCTGCCCTGTCCTAGGATGAACCTTTGTGAACAACACCATTTTACATAAGTTTTTAtctaaatctttatatatttccttgggataaattcctaAGAAGTGAATTTCCAGAGTCAGAAGGTAAAGCATTTTTATGGCTATTTTCCCGGAAAGTTGTACTGAAACATGTTTCCACTGGTGAGGAAGTAATCCctaatctgttttaaaattaaacaaacaacaCCCTGAGTTCCTGGGAAGGTTTGGTAATTTCTCTTAAATACTGTTGTTTTCTGCTTATGTTAATGATAAATGAGATGCAGAGGAaagtttcttttgtgtttaagGTGTCTCAACAAGCAGCAAAGTGTATTCCGGCAATGGTGTGTCCTGAACTGACAGAGCAGATCCGGCGAGAGATAGCCGCCTCTCTTCATCAGAGAAAGGGGGATTTTGCTTGCTACTTTCTAACTGACCTTGTTACATTTACATTGCCAGCAGGTAACTCCAAATTTCAATGTGAAAAGAAATGTTCActttattataattctttttttttaatgtgtgagtGAAATTGTTTCTGTTAGAAAGCAGATAACTTAGCTACtgtttgtgcattttaaataatttgactACCCTATTTATCCTGGAAGTGACCAGTACAAGGGTTCCTCGTAAACTTATGCTTTGGATCTGGTAGGAAGATAGCAGCTGATAATAACTGACTTCTATGTGGGCcttagatgttttaaaaaaatctttacccatttatttttctcttcaggttTAGTTTATGATATTGGTatactttttctttgctttttcatacctattttaaaattatgtgacTTTGGTTATTGGTATATTAGTAGATAGGATTAGAACGCTGGCTTTTGATGGGTGGAATCAGATTATTTGAATCAAAAGACACTGGCATTCTTTTGCAAGTGTCATTGTGTTCTTCACTCATTATATTAATTTCTACTATGTTTGTGAAGcagcttttcatttttcaattcagTGACAATCAGAAATGTATTCCAGGATACTTTTTGTCATTTGGCACCGAATAAACGCACCAAACATCAGAAGTTTCTAAAATAAAGCTTCCATCATGGTTCTAAGTGTCTTGAACTTTTATATTGACATGAACAGAGGAATTTGCAAATGTTAGGGAGATAATaactaagccttttttttttttttaagatttaatttattttagagagagagagtgagcacgagtggagttggggagtagagggagagggccaggcagactccacgctgagcactgagcccaacgtggggcttgatttcacaaccccgagatcatgacctgagccaaaatcaagagtcggacgcttaaccagctgagccagccaggcaccccagtaactaagtcttttaaaatcagacaaagttctggggtgcctgggttctgggcctgggtggctcagttgttaaacgtctgccttcggctcaggtcatgatcctagagtcctgggatcgagccccacattgggctccctgatcagcggggagtctgcttctccctctcactctcctcttctgctctctctcaaataataaaatcttaaaaaaaaaaaaaaaagacaaagttcaCTTGAAATGCACTCTCTGTATACTTAAGCTTACTCTGGTGatgtttagatttttattttgacttgaaaatagcctaattttttttttttttttaattttaaggataaTACTTTTTACTGTAGACTGCTCCTTTTTACTGTAGACTGCTCCATTAGTAAACTGAATAAAGCATGGAGAATTTGAGGAAGATGACAAATACAGGGGTCTGTGTGCCAATAATTAATGGTTCATtaacttttataagaaaattctAAAGTCTGAAAACAATAGGCCTGAGCAGAGGTTGAGAGTGGGGGGAGACAAGGGCagataaatatttgtatgttgtTACTGTTTCATCATCTTGAATTTCAGatagccctttttttttttcccttttttgttttactgAGGGTTAATTGTCCTATAAAATTGTCAAATATTTCAAGTATCCACTGtgatttcatatatacatatgtggtGAAAGGGTTTCCCTGTCTAGTTATAACACACCCATTGTCACACATGTTtggtttatttatctgttttggtGAGAACATGTAAGTTCTACTCTCCTAGCAAATTTCAGTgatataatacagtgttataaGATACAGTTACCATGGTTTTGACATTAGGTGTTCAGCCTTATTCATTTTATAGCTTGGAAGTTTCTGTACCCTTTTGcccatctctcttttcctcacttcccccagccctggcaacctcttttctgccctctttttAGGAGTCTGACTTTTTTTAAGAGTCCACATGGAAGTGGTACAATGCAGTATTTgatgtgtctttctctggctaATTCTACTTAGCCTAATGCCCTCATTgcccttgttgcaaatggcaggatttctttctttcacttggcCGAATAGCATTCCGTTTTCTACCCCCCCcccatctttattcattcatccattatctatatcttggctattgtgagtaatgctgcaacACACATGGGAGTTCAGTACCTCTTCATCatcctattttcatttcccttggatatatacccagatgtgggattgctggatcatgatAATtctaactctttgaggaaccaccatactgttttccatggtggctgcaccagtttacattccacTAACTGTGCACAAGGCTgccttttctgcacatcctcaccaacattattatctcttatctttttgataatagttgTATGTAAATTATTGGTCCAGATATTATTTTTTAGGTAACAGTTTTGCTAATGAAGTATAGAAAGGAAATcctttatattacatttatacaCACGCACATTATacgtgcattttttttttttttttttttttttttaacgagaAACCACTTGACAGCCTTCACTGGCaggggagtttttattttttttgtgtgtgtgtgttttttttttttttaaagattttatttattagcgcGCGAGTGAGAGAGCACCCTGGCAAGGGAATTATTTTAGGGGAAATCACTATTAGATGCTCGTATCAAATTTATTAAGATATGAGACATAAGAAAAtcttttaagtctgttttttgctttgtAGATATTGAAGACTTGCCTCCAACAGtccaagaaaaattatttgatgagGTGCTTGATAGAGATGTTCAGAAAGGTAAGTGTGGAATTAATGAATGTGATTTAGTTCAATTTCCATAAACACTTTGCTTTGTAAGGCTTGGAGCAGTTCAGTGTATGgttgacttgttttatttttactttaattgaaAATGGAAAGTCCTTAAGAGCAATGTCACATTGTGCTGTTAAAAACGTTCATTCTGTTAATTGTATCTcgataaaactagaaaaaaaaattaagaatgctcATTCACGGCTCTTAACTGTGATGGAAAAGTTTTTAAGCCTCGGTTTTCTACTTCCTATTCTAGAATGGGTATATTTCCATGTTAAGCATTCTTCGCAAATAGTAAAGAATTTAGTTGAGAAAATTATTCTAGAGCCACAGATGTTTCAACTACTCAGAAGATTTGTATTTCAGTTGATCAGATTTATTTAGGTGTTTAATAGTACATGACACATAAACTTACCAACATCTAGAGAATGGGTTCTTTCCTCCAATGAATAGTCCTAAATTGCATGAAAATGAACATGTTACTTAAATTCCTTATGTAGAGTTAGAAGAAGAATCTCCAATTATAAACTGGTCTTTGGAATTGGCTACACGTTTGGACAGTCGACTTTATGCGCTTTGGAACCGGACTGCAGGAGACTGCTTGCTTGATTCAGTGCTACAAGCTACCTGGGGCATTTATGACAAGGACTCGGTGCTTCGGAAAGCCCTGCATGACAGCCTGCATGACTGTTCACATTGGTGAGCCGGCATCCTTCCCTGTGTAAAACCAGGCGTGCTCTCGCTGAATCATTTCCTTATAGTGTTGGGATACTTTCTGCTTGTTACATTTTCTGTGGAAGTTAGGGGGAAAACTTTGGTTTTGCACATTGAGACACTTTGAACATTTTGGTGGCTTTTAGACCTTTTTGCTGAGCTTTTAAATAGAAACATTTGAAGTTAAATATTGATAAGGTCTTTGctcatatttttaagtgttatgATTCcatatttttgttgaaatttaaaagattatgttGGCATTAtattacaagatttttttttcttcctgaggcACATAGTCTtcagaccacattttattttgcaaattttgaGATCCacagtaaagttaaaaaaatatatcagtgcAACAGATGCTAGTGTTTTCTTCATTAGATGTCCAGTTGTTAACCTTTACCCACATGTGCTTCATCTCTACATATGTAAGCACCTCCCTTTGTCAGTTAGTTTAAGTCATCACGATGCTTTTTCCCCCATCAGTGTCTCGGTGTGCATCTTGAAGAACAAGGATATTCTCTTACCCAGCCAAGTCCTCATTACCAAATctaagaaaatcagcaaggactCTGTTATCCAGTATACAGTCCACATTATATCTTCCACTTATCTCAGAAATGTCCTTTCTGTAGACAGGTTTCCctgctatctgaaagtagagcattcctgGGAAACCTTTTGTCAgctgaaatggcataaagcaaagatGCAGTTACCATCTCGTagaagtgaaaatcctcttcagatttcttttcgGCTAGCAAAAACAGGTGCTAATAGAGGTCTTTTGTAAAGGTGAAGGGATACGAAGCAAACTTTCAGGTAGTGGGGAAtcgtgtatgtatatatacatatacttggGTGGATGCCGGGTAAAAAATATTACCCGGCATCCACCCAAGTATGTGACTGGTCTTGACCTATGGTATTTTCTTGGTTCTGTATATACATCTCAGttatcataaatgaaaaaaattgagactGTGAAAGAagctaaattaattaaaatgtgtttcttcccCCCTCTTAACACCTGATTGAATGCTCACACAGTAATGATAATGGCCTTACTCCAAAAAACTTTACTACCCTAGTTCCTGTCTGtaatttttgagcacttactagtTGTGAATTTTATTGTCAGTATTTAGGGATTATGTGAAGTCcattagaatataaactccatgaaaaCAGAGATTTTGTTGTGTTTCATTGTGGAAGATCTAGTGCCTCCAGtagcctgacacatagtaagtacaTAGTAAACATTATTCAATGAAAGTACTCTctagaatttgaaaatgaaagcaatttaATCACTTTTTTGAGAGCTAAATTATAGATAAAAGCATAATGCAAGAGAGGAAGAATTTGAGGtcacctgaaaaaaattaaaaagttctctGGCTGGCAAGCCTCGATGTTACCTGATTGGATGTATAATAcgtacaggcataccttggagatattgtgggttcagttccagacaaCTGCAGTAAAGTGAATATCGTAATACAGTGAGCCAAAGGAAactttggtttcccagtgcatagaAAAGTTTAGTCTGTAGtcaagtgtgcaatagcattaggTCTTAAAAAACTACacataccttaattttaaaaatatgtctttgcTAAGAGAccctaaccatcatctgagctttcagtgagtcgtaatctttttgctggtggagggtcttgcttcAACGTTGATGGCTGCTAGCTGATCAGGGTGATGGTGGCTGTTTCTTACGATGACAACGAAGTTTGCTGCATCAGTTGACtcttcacaaatgatttctctgtagcatgtgatgccgTTTGATGGCATTTTACCCGCAGTTAGAGTTCCTTTCAGCTTTGGAGTCCGTCCTCTCAacccctgctgctgctttattgGCGAAATTATGCGATAGTCTCAATCCTTTGTTGTCCTCTCatcagtcttcacagcatcttcaccaggattAGATTCCAGTGCAAAAAACCACTCTCTGCTCGTCCATCCCAAGCAAgtcctcatctgttcaagttgTGTACGAGCTCGCAGCGCTTCAGTCCCATCTCAATGCTCCGCTTCTCATTCTAGCTCTCTTGTTCCCAGCACGGCTGTACTGACTTCCTCCACTCAGGTCTTGAACCCCtccaagtcatccatgagggttggaatcaacttcttccaaacgcCTGTAAATGTTGTTATTTTGACCTCTTTCCATGAATTAGGAATGTTCTTAGTTGCATccagaatggtgaatcctttccagaagtttttcagtttcctttgccCAGATCTGTCTGAGGGATCAATGTATATGGCAGTTATAGGCTTACTTGGAATAATGGCTTGAAGgttgaaattactccttgatcatgggctgcagaatggatgttgtgttagcaggcatgaaaacagtctggttgtccatctccatcagagctcttgggtgatcAGGTGCGTTGTCAGTGAGCAGTCATAATTTGAAAGTTTTTTACCTGAGGGGTAGGCATCaggtatttcaaaatatttagtaaattataCTGAAAATGGTTGTGcggtcatccaggctttgttgttcttttataGAGCAGATTATATTTAGCTCAATTTTTAAGGGTCCTAGGATTTTCTGAATGGTCAGTGAGTATTGGCTTCCAtctaaagtcaccagctgcatgaGCCCCTTCACAaaagagtcagcctgtcctttgaagccaggcagtGACTTCTCCTCTCTGGCTATGGACAGTCCCAGATGGCATCATTTTCCAAGAGAAGactgtttcatctacattgaaaatttgTTGTTTAGTGTAGCTTCCTGCATTCATGATCTTAGCTAGATCTGGAGAACTTGTCACAGCTTTTGTATCACTTGCCGATTCACTTTGCACTTTGATGTCTGGATACagctttccttaaacctcataaGCCAACGTCTGCTAGCTTCAGGCTTCTCTTTgatagtttcctcatctgtctgaGCCTTCATATAATTGAAGAGaattagggccttgctctggaagTGGTTTTGATATTCTTGTGAACACATGGGCTATTTCTAGTCAATTATTTATACAATGACCAAATAGTGAATACTATACAGTAATGTAGAAATGTATTGTCTTTGTATCCAGCATCTCAGATGATTTTGAGTGTGAACTTGTAAACCAATAGTAGACAATTGAAATTGTTCTCATCACTAGTGTTTAAAGTTGTGGTGGAAAACTTGATGGGTGGTGAATGAAATTTTGTGTGAGAATGTGTTAAATGATGTCTGTTAGCAGAAGGTAggcatttttaatttgaaaatatagtaCAAAAGTGGGTAAAATTAATAATTGCTGATCTCTACATGAATTGCTTAAAGACTACATTAAATAAATGATTGGGACATTTATAGAAGGCTTATTTTTTACTGTCTTGCTTTTTCAGGTTTTATACACGTTGGAAAGATTGGGAATCATGGTATTCTCAGAGCTTTGGTTTACATTTTTCCTTGAGAGAAGAACAGTGGCAAGAAGACTGGGCATTTATACTCTCTCTTGCTAGTCAGGTAAGAATGCTTCGAGGCATGTCGCTTCTGTGAGAAAAGTAGGCTACATGCTCTAAATCCTGGATTTACATGCATAAGCTATGTTGGAGGCATTGTGGTATACACGGAAGAGTGCTTGATTTGGCATCAGGTGACTTGGGTTCTGGCCGTGACTGCTGTCTGTCAACTATATGACCAGAGGCGAGTCCGCACTGCAGGACAGAGGTAGTAACATGTTTCTTACATTAAGTGACTAGAAACGGTCAGAATGAAAGTTGTACTGTGTTGGTTCCAAGCGCTTCTATACTCTTTTCATATTGCTCTTCATTTATATTGTCTTCTTAGGAAGGTGGCTTTATGCCTGTTTTATCTACCTCCTGGTTAGCTCCTGTTCTGTGTCTGAGAGGGCACGGAACCGAGATCGCTGAGCTGGTGGTGGGCACTCTTGTGCTGGTGCTCCGCTGTCAGGCCCGGAGGGTGAAGCGGTCATCTGCGCGAGGCTCTCTCTCCATGTGATGTGTGCCAGGGGGAAGGTGCCATGGCCGACAGGTGGaaggatttctttaaaattcaccTGGGAAtgaacttttagaaaaatgaatcaTGTAGAGTGGTTCCTCTTGGACTCTAGCTTTCATACTAGTTTTATTCCGTGAAGCACATTCAGTATGCTGAACGTTCAGATATACACACAACAAACCCTTCCTTTTCTTTGCAGAAAGCACCATCATTTATTTGAACCCTGTGAATGTCACAGTGGCTGTTTTACATCTGCAACACGTACTTCCTGAAAATGGGGTGTCGGCATCCTTATAGACGGGTGGTAGACCTGTTCCGTATTCTTGCCATTTATGTTTGTGTGAACTAACAGCTCATCTTTTTACTTGCGGAGGACCTCGTTGTTGGGTCGTACTCCCTACAGGTGACTTAATGAGGAAGCCATGGAATGACTCCAGCATCCCTTGCTATCTGAATCTCTCGTTCCTGGGATCACTATTTAACCAAATCTGCTGGGTTCTTGAGATCGGATAGTGAAAGATACTTGTCTGCACAGACTTtgcagatttattttattatttcattggaTTTTGCTGTTTGAAGAATTTTATGCTTCTTTAGCTTGTCaatattaataatagaaaaaaaaaaaggcatcgcTCTAGTGTACTGAAGGGGAGCAGCACTGTGTTTTGCACAGTAGTTTTCCAGGGCGGCagtaaatgttttaaagagaaattgctttctttattttattccgTACAGCCTGGAGCAAGTTTGGAACAGACACACATTTTTGTACTTGCACATATTCTTAGACGACCAATTATAGTTTATGGAGTAAAATATTATAAGAGTTTCCGGGGAGAAACTTTAGGATATACTCGGTTTCAAGGTAAGCCATTATTCAAGAGTATTTTAGAAGTCTCTTGTTAACGCACCAGGCAGCTTGCAGCCATGTCTGGTAACCCCACGGGgatcttctttcctccctccaggTGTTTATTTGCCTTTGTTGTGGGAACAGAGTTTTTGTTGGAAGAGTCCCATCGCTCTGGGCTATACAAGGGGCCACTTCTCTGCTTTGGTTGCCATGGAGAACGACGGCTACGGTAACCGGGGTGCTGGGGCTAATCTCCACACCGACGACGACGTTACCATCACCTTCCTGCCCCTGGTCGACAGCGAGAGGAAGTTGCTCCACGTGCACTTTCTTTCTGCTCAGGAGGTAAGAGGGTAGGAGGCGTGGCGCTCCTGTGAACCACCGGAAGTGGTCCCgctgccccagcctggcccgGGACACCTCGCCCCGCAGCCTTCTCCACGCTGCCAGCCCCGGCCCTCGGCTCCGCCAGCCCGTGGCACGTACCTTTCCTGAGCTGTCTGTAGGTGGTGTGGTGCACGTGCCGCCGTCATGGGAACtgaggcggtggggggagggggttgctgctgaggagaaaaactagaaagatggggggcggggggggcccgGGGCTCATGATTGCAATCGGGCCGTAACGGGGGGTGTCTGAGGTGATGATGCCTGAAACAAGCCCCGCAAGAGAAGGGAGTCTTGCAGAATATGAGGGAAGAGAGCTGTAGGGAGAGGGTACCTCAGCCCCAGTGTGGTTTGTGGGGAGAGGGGGTTGAGGGGCTCAGGGATGGCAAGGGGCCCACCAACAGCCTTTTAAAGCCTTGCCTTTGACTCTGGGCAAACTGGGAAGCCTGCAGCCCGTCTGTCCGGTAGAGGACCACCGGCTGCTCGGCGTGGAGCCTAGAGGCTAGGTGCCCGGAGCAGTGGTGGGGGCAGCAGCGCCAGCTAGGAGACTACTGCAGATGCAGGGGCGAGGGAGGTATAGACCGGGCAGGGGTGGTGAGGCTGTG
Coding sequences within it:
- the ZRANB1 gene encoding ubiquitin thioesterase ZRANB1 isoform X3, which translates into the protein MLAILLTEVSQQAAKCIPAMVCPELTEQIRREIAASLHQRKGDFACYFLTDLVTFTLPADIEDLPPTVQEKLFDEVLDRDVQKELEEESPIINWSLELATRLDSRLYALWNRTAGDCLLDSVLQATWGIYDKDSVLRKALHDSLHDCSHWFYTRWKDWESWYSQSFGLHFSLREEQWQEDWAFILSLASQPGASLEQTHIFVLAHILRRPIIVYGVKYYKSFRGETLGYTRFQGVYLPLLWEQSFCWKSPIALGYTRGHFSALVAMENDGYGNRGAGANLHTDDDVTITFLPLVDSERKLLHVHFLSAQELGNEEQQEKLLREWLDCCVTEGGVLVAMQKSSRRRNHPLVTQMVEKWLDRYRQIRPCTSLSDGEEDEDDEDE